The Euwallacea similis isolate ESF13 unplaced genomic scaffold, ESF131.1 scaffold_63, whole genome shotgun sequence DNA window aatttgtatttctgGCTTCACTAGCGCATACCTATTACTGCATTGAGATATTCCAGCACGAAtttctttttcgaaaaacaaatACATCTCATAACCTGTTAACAACTCAAGACTAACGTCACTATACTTTAACCTACAATCCCAAGCTAATGCTAGTGTAGTATAGTACTAAACAAGATCTAATCCATAAGATTTTTCTAGGCACAAATCtctaaaattctcaaatataCCTGCTAGAAGTAAAACATCTAATTTTAGATATAGATCATACCATTCACCTAGATTcttgatttcaaaatattttcagtttgaGCATGATCATACTCTGACcaacttatattttcttttgttagTGAGGAGTAAAATTTATCTATTGGAGGAAGAGAAGTTTCTTcaaatctttcaaatgagtccatatatcaataaaaatatatgcttTTTCTAATTATCTTTGATCCTTGTTTTCTGAATAATTCTTGTAGCTGTGTATTGCTATagtatttcttcatttctctCAATTGTTTATGTTCTAAATTAGATGACAGAGTGTCTAAACTACTTGCTAGGAATCTGAATGAATCTATAAATCTTAATTCACTATAGCTACCGTCATCCATTGTTAAAACTTTACTGAATGAAATGTATTTCTTTTCATTATCTGGGATTAGCTTCAGATTAATTTTATCCTcacccaaatttttaataaacaaatgacaATCATATGAACTCAAATTATGAAATAGAACTGGAATGAATAGTGGTTGTTTGTATTTCAAGTTGCAGTTTCTACATGctgcaaatttatatttacctGCATAGTGATCATGCTGCCTGacctttggatttttttcagtaaaatctTTTTTGCACAAATAGCATTCCTTTGCTTTTCTATACCCTTTTAGAGCTACATCTGTCATAGtttcattttactttaataatttatatattgtttttgCATGTTTCGTGTTTCCTTCTATAAATCTTTCATCAACATTTTCTCCTCTATAAATTTCTAAAGGATTTGGGATATTTCTTTAGACACTCTTTATACCAAGTCCATAACTGCAAGGAATATGTACTTGAGTCTTCTGAGCATATGATTTTAGTGGATTTGGTTCACATGTCTGAATTGGCTTTAAGATTGATTTAAAATCACAATAAATCACATACAGTGAGGACAAAAAGTCTGgaacaatttgatttaaaattcattggtttattttcggaaaaaacgCTGAGacccgtcgatttttatttttggctgCGATTTTTCTGATAGTAAAttcctgtatacagggtaaccAAAAACCAAGTTACGACaacaaacttcattttttaaaatggaaatatttatatatatatgtcttagttattaatttcattagtttccacgaaaaaatgcttaaaaaattaaaaaaatgtttgttgtCTCAGTTCTTTCGTCAACTACTGTAAGTCGTACAGTACTTCGTTCGGCGATGATAAATACCAAAataatgacaatttttttgtaggtgGTTTAGTACGTATCGGTAGGTGGAGataaatatcgatttttcatACATCAAGCTATTCTTGCCAAGTTGTACGTGTGTCTAAGCattctttgaatatttttaaacgatattgtttgtttaatttctattccattttctaatttatatttagatATAACAGGCAAGCAGGTTTCATTATTACTACATATTACTTAGTGCTTTTTAACAGCTTCTTCAGTTCTAGcactataatttaaatatcttctacagaaatattttttatgtccaTCAATTTCTAATCGGTTATTTAATAATCGACTTAAACTTTTAATccaataataatgattttcaaaataaaatagatcaatatttttatcatattcttgttttttattatggtATAATGGATGGAACGTAGTATCTTCAAAACTGAATActgtgatattaattttattctgtgtttcaaatttaagaatgtctcgaattttaattggaaattcaattccattaaaatttatctttgtATTCCGGTTTGAGATATTGTGCCTATCTTTGTGAATCttgtttttggtatttttaacGCATATGAAACTGAATATCGAAAACACtcattatctttattttttatattgatcCATGCTTTCTTATCCTCTATCCATTTTGGTAGTGCGATATATGAACTTCCACTTAACGGtttatatttcttaatattaattcttaaattatctATTCTGTTTAGAGCCCAGCCTGATCCATTGGCTTCTAATTTATCACctatgaatataaataaatctctttGAGTATCccagtaattaattaaatcattttctcCTCTTATTATTACATTAGGTAGTTGAAACTTGTGCGTCATTTCttgttctaaatttttaaaatcagattccaactctaaattaattttaatattgttatgCATATCCAAAGCGTATTTAATAagattatttgctttatttttaatggggTCCATATAGTAAGATATGTCAGTGTTgctttctttattattatgttgATAGGTTAATAATCTACCTTTAAAAGCAACttcaactaaaataaaatgggACCTTTTGCAACTTATCTCTACATAAAGGAGGTAGGGTGCAATTAAGTACCCGGCCTCTCGTGGTCGGAACTAAAACGATCGCTTAGACCGTTCCCCGACGGTTCTAACAAAGCGCATTAGTAATGTCGATGAGTGCTTTCCAGCCAGGGTGCGACGTGTTTTCTTTACGACCCCTGGGCGAATCCTTGGTACTTACCGGCACCCGCGATCTCTCTCTTCTCTCTACTCTTTTGGCCGCTAGTAACTCCAGCGGCAATTCTCTCTTGGCCTTTGGCGACTCCAGATCGCGCGCTTTTCTTTCTGTACCAGGTCTTGTGCAACTCGCGGATCAACTCAGAAACCGCGACTCTTGTTACTTCCTCTCTGTATCAGATCTCGTGCAATTCGATGCTTAATTCTGTAATTGTGACCTTTGTTTTTCTTTCGTTATTAAGTCTGTACAAGAACTATCGTTGTGAGTAAATTAGTGTTAGTTGGAGCTGCGGTGTTTCTCTGACTCTTAGAACCTTGAAACCCCTTTAATTGATGACGGTAGACCGTCTGGTCTTTCGATTCTATAAATAACCACGCCAGCGCAAGTGAATTTCATCGTGGGTGCCTATTGAGGCAGTCACTATTGTTAGGCAGGATCTCAGGAAGCCTCTGGCCTCAataatcacattttatttgttttattcttttttctttgggggtaCTATTATATCTGTgtcaaatggaaataaataattcaatttcttgtattattcttctttatgtttttcatGTTGCCTGATGATCTGTTCTATCAGTTCAGCTTTTTTATATCTTGtaatgtattgtatttttagttctttAGCAATATTATATAACTCTGGTagtttaagtttatttaatttgtgcAATAGCATTTAATCTTTTCTAATATATTCATCAGcttctttgcattttttcttcattattcttCACTTCCTTGGTTCTGCTATTATATCCTgatcaaatggaaaaaatttatttattttcttattttctctttcttttttcttcttttcaaactgttttataatttttcctattaactCATCTTTAGTATAACTCTTCACATATTTTATACCTAGTTTTTTAGCAAAAGTATATAAATCTTTAATGCATATTCCTTTAAACGTTCTCCCATTTTAAGACaaccaatttattataaaaaaaattatttcaataaacaccTATTCCCTTTTCATGTAAATTTAACTGCAAGTGCCTTTGATAATGcgttttaatataatatctACCACATTCACATAGCAAACGCTTACAATTTGTATagattttgcattatttacaTCTTCTATCaggatttttatatttataaaattcatcTGGATATTTAAATAGTAAACAAACAGAACACCGAATATCGTCCATTTATTTaggaaaagatattttcaataaacctaaattagctaaagttataattttattctcatattCTTTAAATTGAGCACTCATATTTCTAATCATAATTCTTTCAAACTCATTGGTTGCAGAATATTCTGATCTGTATAGATCTTTCGGTAAAAAttggatatcacggaaaccacttagagcGTTGCTTTTTTTTCCCGTAAtctgttaggacttgcgacgtattgttttatcacggactatggttgggttatttattagCTTAAATGTgcaaagtgagtttaagaaactgatgttacgcccatggacaaccccagccattgggtaatactgttggaattcccagcgcttaacacccatcttcggttgagggaagttattttatgattgagatttccagcactattctttgttGGACGAACATcgcgaatctaaattaaaggtaccgccaaacgaatacaatggctgggctccaataaaagcccagcgatcgtgcctctaagtgctacgctttaacgcgacaaagtagcctagaagccgctaatggggtcttatcgggggtacgtctatgggtgttacacctccgtatcagtacttaaggagggtgcgaaactgaagaagctctcttttctcgctacttcatcacgaACTCGTACGCGTTAgactctcgtcaacattctttaaataacgcatttctcgatattgtatagttgttaatgttatcaataaacctttgttaagttaagaaggtttagtttcttttatacgcgaaaacagtgtctctgagactgcgaactcagggtggtccttcataatcgatcaatccagtccacgatctacgtagttcacggttatcgtatcgaaaggggtgaatcgacccaaccacgtacacgcgccaaatttggaccaaacatttttggtccttcgagccggatttgACTGGATTGGAACAGTGCCTACGAAACATAGTTCATAAGTGGAACGAGAAAGTGCATCAGAAGTCAAGAAAAGTAACCGGTGAGTCAGTTCCTTTATCAAGATTTGCCTCTTAAGTTTTACCCAGCCTTGTAATATTCCCGTCTATCATCTCCTGCTTTAGAATAGTCGATTGTAGTGTGAGATTGACGCCATTATTGTCTCGATTTTGTCATATCTAAAGAAGGTGAAAAAGGTGAAACTTCAGGTTGATAACGTTAACTAGCGTAATTCGTATCTAATTGAATCTCGaatcgattttattaatttaatcccagttattaatattagttaaaaatatctctcagaggaagaaaaggaaaaactaCAAAATTCAGAAAAGAGATCTATTTAACGGATATTCCCACCGAAAACTGTGAATTTCGAGAACTTTCCTATGCTCGTAGGGTGTTAGTAGAACGCTTGTCTCGTTTTGAACAGTACCTTCTCGATAATACAGATGCCAAAGAAACCTTTGCTTGTGAAATTCGCCTTAAAAACGTGGAAGATGATCTTAGAGAATTTGATAAGGTTCAAACACGATTGGAGTTTATGGACCCAAATGAAAGACAAAATCGGCTTGAAACCGAATCAATTTATTACAACGTAATTTCAGAAGCAAAAAGATTTATAAAATTGGCTCACGCGAGCCAGAATTGTGGCACCGCGTCAGTAGGAAACCTAAAGCCGTTGGGAAGTTTAGGAAAATTACCAGATCTAGGTTTACCTTCATTCTTTGGTAATTATGAGACGTGGTTCAGcttcaaaagtatttttaagtcGTTATTACATGATAGAATTGATGTAAGCGAGACAGAAAAACTGCTATACTTGAAATTATGTTGTAAGGGAGatgcattgaaaataatagacTCGTTTGAAATAACGCCCGGAAATGATACAGTTGctttaaatctattaaaaaacgttatgagaataaaaaggcAGTCGTAAATTATCACGtgagaaacattttatttaatttaccaAGCGCGATTAAAGACTCTGCGACAAATGTAAGGAAATTTATAGACACGGTTCAACAACATAAAGCCGCGTTGGAAAAGCTAAAATTACCCGTAGTTAAGTGGGATGCATTATTGAACCCAATAATCTTAAGCAAACTAGACGAACGTACGAACCATGATTGGGAACGGAAACAGTGCCACACTGAATCACCCACGGTTAATCAATTACTCGATTTTTTAACCGATAAATGCTTCGCGTTGGAATCTTCTCGCGGTTTCTCGAGACCTCAGCCACATAGACCCGATAAAGACAGGAACGAGAACAGAGGTCAGGAAAGAGGAAATGGATCGACTTCGTCTAAGAATTATTCGTATTCTTTAACGCAAAGGGTTGGCAGAGAATGTCCATATCTGCAACGAAAACCATTTTGTTTATCAATGTCCTCGGTTTACTCAACTGTCGATGTCTGAGAAGTATAACGAAATTCGGAAGCATAAATTGTGTAGCAATTGTCTACGAGTAGGGTTCCTAAATCAAGAATGCAAGTCCAGCGGGTGTAAAAAGTGCGCTAAAAAGCACAATACGGCGTTTCATTACGAAAAACGTGAAGTAGGTGAAGGCGTTCAAAACCCAAAAAACGACGGCAATAGTGCACCTCCATTATTACCTATAGACAAACAAACCATGAACAAGGGGAAGTACTCGGAATCCGAACAATCTACAAGGTTACCAAACAGCCAGGACCAGGATGACGCACGCCCTTGGGTTGATTATTCATTAACCTTAGCATCAGCCAGCCTAGAGAGAGATCAAGTATTGCTGTCAACCGCCAACATCTTAATCGCCGATGAAAAGGGAGAATGGCAGAGGTGCAACGCCTTACTTGATTCGGGAAGTCAATCAAACTTAATGAGCGAAAGACTTTGtagaaagttaaatttaagtttcaaaaGAATCAACATGCCTCTGTACGGCATCAGTCAGCTCGTTACGGAAATTCATAGACAAACCCAAGCTAAAATAAAGTCTAGATTCAACAGTTTTGAGGCCAATCTgacatttttggtttttccaaCGCTTACCGAAAATCTACCCCTATTTAAGTTCTCTAGAGCAGCGCTTAAGATCCCAGGCCAGATCAATTTAGCAGACGAACATTTCAACGAGCCAAAGAATATCGATATTCTGTTAGgggtagatatattttatgatcTACTGGGCTcgggaaaaatgaaattagggGATAAGTTACCCGTGTTTCAGGAAACATCTTTAGGCTGGGTGATATCACGAAACTTAGCAGGGTTTGGGTCGCGGAATCAGAAAACAGTTTGCAACCTGTCGATGAACATAtctaacaaaatgttaaatgatTCATTAACCAAATTCTGGCACGTTGAAGAATTTGAGCATTCCAAATTCCTGTCTAAGGAGGAATCCTATTGTGAAGAGTACTTTACTCAAACCACGACCCGGGATAAGGATAATAGTTTCATAGTAAAGTACCCctttaaaatcgaaaaaaacttgGAGCTTGGAGAATCGAAACCGATAGCGCTGAGTCgattaaaaaatctagagaGGAAATTAGAAAAGAATGAGGAGCTTAAAAAGCAATATGTGGATTTCATGAACGAATACCAAACCTTAGGCCACATGACGCGTCAAGGGCCAATCGGAAATGACGACTCTATGCCAAATAGTAGCTATTTTTTACCTCACAGGGCAGTAGTAAAGGACTCGATTACTACAAAATGTCGCGTCGTGTTTGATACAAGTTGCAAAACTAGTTCAGGCGTGTCGCTGAACGATACCTTGATGGTAGATCCGGTAGTCCAAGACGAATTATATGCAATTCTGCTACGGCTACGGCTCCGAAAGATAGTGCTGAGCGCAAATATTAAGATGATGTATAGATACATAAAAATTCAGGACAGCGAGCaagattatcaaaaaatactatGGCGAGTGAATTCTAGGGACCCGGTTAGCGTTTACCGGCTGAACACGGTGACGTATGGTACGTCGAGTGCACACTTTCAAGCCACTCGTTATCTAGTAGAACTGGCGAGGCAAAATGAGAATACATACACTCGGACATCggaaataatgaaacactCCTTTTATATGGACGATTTACTAGTTAGTTTGAATTCGGAAGAGGAGGCCTTGAACGTCtacaaagaattaaaaaaaataatggaacAAGCCAcctttaaattaagaaaatgggCATATAATAGTGGAACAGTATTAAGGAACATCTTAGAGTCCAACAACAACGAAAACTCTGACAGTTTCACGCTTCCGCATAACAAGCAATTGAAAACGTTGGGAATTTCTTGGGACCCCCAATTAGACACGTTGAAATATACAGTCAATGTTAGGTTCGACTCAACACACGCAACAAAGAGGACGATTCTGGCGACAATTTCTCAGATATTCGATCCTCTAGGATTGATTGGCCCAGAATTGATTAAAGCTAAACTAATCATTCAGGAATTATGGAGATTGCAACTCGATTGGGACCAAGAGGTTCCTCATGACCTCCGACAGCGGTGGGAGGAATTCGCGACACAATTGACCTACCTGAATGAATGCAAAGTAGTCAGACACGTGATGTTAGGCAATGCTATTCGAATTGCATTATATCGATTCAGTGACAGCTCGGAAAAGGCTTACGGGGCCTGTATCTATGTAGGATCGGTAGACGACCTCGGCAACCACGGAGTTCGACTTTTAACTGCACAATCAAGAGTGGCCAGTTACCATTCACGGGCCACCACTGGAACCCGCGACAACCAAGACGCAAAGTGCTGACTatggacattttttattataaatacgCTAGAATTAAGTAAATTGGATTCTTATGTTTTTATCTGTAGTTAAAGCCACTATACACGTTAACACTTAGATTTGtaccttttttaaatatatcaagtgtttaataaataaatattaattttttttacgctcctaaataataaagaaatataagtGGCGCAGTCGGTAGGATAAGTTTTCGGGCTTATTAACGAATCAACGTTAATGAACTAACCGCGAACTACCGAACCAGtgaagaagaaagaaattagAAGAAGAAGCTTGGACCAGTGGACTAGTGGACCAGATCCAGATCCAGATCCAGAAAAGGCAACCAGATGTTTCTAAGCTACATCATCCTGCTGCTGTAAGTACGATCGATGTCTAGTGTAGCTCAGTTGCTTGACCGAttagaaactttaaaaattgaggAATCTTTAACTGGTTTTAACCCTGATAATTCTAAGTCTCAAGAACCCTTTATCCCTAGTAAAGTTGTACGTAGAAATATGGCTGAGTTCAAACCCGAATATCTGAAATGTATCCCAGAATTCGACGGTAATCCTAATGATCTAGGCAGGTACCTATGTATCTGTGATTCAGTTATCGAGTCATTCTATATAGCGCAACAACcgaatcattttcaaaatatatatatatattaaactGCATAATCGGGAAATTAGTAGGAAATGCTAAATTGGTATTGGGTACGCAAAAAGTATCGAATTGGgctgaattgaaaaaaattttgaataggCACTTCGCGGACCAACGTGACGAAGCATGTCTAAATAGAGACCTAGTGATGCTCCGACAACCAAATTCAGAGTCTCCAAATCAATTTTATGATAAAGTCATGCATATATTAAACTTATTATGTTCGTACGTTAGTACACATGAGCTAACCGAAGctgggaaaaatttaaaaagggaATTATATAACGATTTAGCTCTAAAAACTTTCTTGTCAGATCTAAAAGAACCCTTAGGGACTACTATAAGGTGCATGCGTCCTCCTGACCTTCCTACAGCACTACAGTATGTAACTGAGGAAGATAATACTCATTACTTTCAAAGTAATATAAGACCCCAAAATTCTAGAGGACAAAATCACCAATTATTTAGGAgacctaataataataataataattc harbors:
- the LOC136419057 gene encoding uncharacterized protein, whose protein sequence is MALPPKRDVFMLKLIQMARFLHIVCLEQFIKDCVIPQSLVLILIFNCGSLNKQHYPEDQGTSVRRISAAVGISVPLVWKTHHEELLYPYHVQRVQVLNPLGHQARVLVERLSRFEQYLLDNTDAKETFACEIRLKNVEDDLREFDKVQTRLEFMDPNERQNRLETESIYYNVISEAKRFIKLAHASQNCGTASVGNLKPLGSLGKLPDLGLPSFFDSATNVRKFIDTVQQHKAALEKLKLPVVKWDALLNPIILSKLDERTNHDWERKQCHTESPTVNQLLDFLTDKCFALESSRGFSRPQPHRPDKDRNENRGLAENVHICNENHFVYQCPRFTQLSMSEKYNEIRKHKLCSNCLRVGFLNQECKSSGCKKCAKKHNTAFHYEKREVGEGVQNPKNDGNSAPPLLPIDKQTMNKGKYSESEQSTRLPNSQDQDDARPWVDYSLTLASASLERDQVLLSTANILIADEKGEWQRCNALLDSGSQSNLMSERLCRKLNLSFKRINMPLYGISQLVTEIHRQTQAKIKSRFNSFEANLTFLVFPTLTENLPLFKFSRAALKIPGQINLADEHFNEPKNIDILLGVDIFYDLLGSGKMKLGDKLPVFQETSLGWVISRNLAGFGSRNQKTVCNLSMNISNKMLNDSLTKFWHVEEFEHSKFLSKEESYCEEYFTQTTTRDKDNSFIVKYPFKIEKNLELGESKPIALSRLKNLERKLEKNEELKKQYVDFMNEYQTLGHMTRQGPIGNDDSMPNSSYFLPHRAVVKDSITTKCRVVFDTSCKTSSGVSLNDTLMVDPVVQDELYAILLRLRLRKIVLSANIKMMYRYIKIQDSEQDYQKILWRVNSRDPVSVYRLNTVTYGTSSAHFQATRYLVELARQNENTYTRTSEIMKHSFYMDDLLVSLNSEEEALNVYKELKKIMEQATFKLRKWAYNSGTVLRNILESNNNENSDSFTLPHNKQLKTLGISWDPQLDTLKYTVNVRFDSTHATKRTILATISQIFDPLGLIGPELIKAKLIIQELWRLQLDWDQEVPHDLRQRWEEFATQLTYLNECKVVRHVMLGNAIRIALYRFSDSSEKAYGACIYVGSVDDLGNHGVRLLTAQSRVASYHSRATTGTRDNQDAKC